DNA from Bradyrhizobium diazoefficiens USDA 110:
TGCTGAACCCCACGGTGCCCGCCTCGAGGATCATGGACCATCTGCCGGGCTGGAAGCGCCTCTATGCGGATGATGTCGCCGTGGTCCACGTCCGCGACGACACACCGCTCCCCTCCCCGTCACGGTGAGCCACGAACCAAAGCGCGACGAGATTGGAGTGAATCGTCATCGCGTCTTGGCGTGTTGCTAGAGCATGAACTCTCGGGAATACCGCCGCACATTTTAGGCAAACGCGGCCCTGCGGGTCCGGATCACGCTCCAGGCCGCCAGCTCTCGCGGCCTTGCGCGGACGCTTCGCCGCGTTCTTGTGGTGGCTGGCCCCGCACCATGAGGGCCAGACACCCCGCAGCAAGACCAAAACGCGACCACGTCCGTTAACCCTCGGTCCCCGGCTGCAAAGCTCCCCGCACAAAAGAAAAGAGCCTCGTCTCGGACGAGGCTCTTTCAACTCTCAACTTGTCCGGCCTTACTTGAGGCTGGTCGAGATCGAGGTGAACTTGGTGTTCAGCGTGCTGCCGAGGTTGTTGACGACGGTGATGATCGCCAGCGCGATGCCGGCAGCGATCAGGCCGTATTCAATGGCGGTGGCGCCGGATTCATCCTTCACAAAGCGCGCAACGAGGTTCTTCATAGAGTGCTCCCAAAAAGTACACGAGGCTACAACTGGTCTGGTCTCTTCGGCTTCCCAGCGCCGCCCGACCATGGAACCGAACGTAGAGGCAAAGAATTGCGCCGCAGTTAATTCGACTGCGTAAACACTGAGCGGTTTGCGTGTATTCGTCGATGGTAAACCGAAATCTAAAACAACCCGTTAAATCATCCGGACGTGACGCCGACCCGGCCCCGATTTACCCGAAGTTATGACCGCCGTGGTCCACTGCCGCCGAACCGACAAGAACAACAGGACGACGAGGCGGAATGTCCCTTTCCTTTGCCAACAGCATCGCGATGCAGGGCCGCGCGCGAGCCCTGGTGCCGCTGTGCGTCGGTGCAGGCGCCTATCTGTTCTTCCTCTATGTCGGCGACACGCTGCTTCAGGACTCCGACTCGTTCTGGCAGATCAAGGTCGGGCAATGGATCCTCGATCACGGCGCCGTGCCCACCACGGATTTCTATTCCTTCACGCGGGCCGGCGCGCCGTGGATTTCGACGTCGTGGCTGTCGCAAGTGCTGCTCGCCTTCTCCCATGCGCAATGGGACTGGGCGGGTCCCGTCATCCTCACCGCGATGGCGACCGCGCTCACGGCCGCAATCTTCGTCTATCTGCTCGACGCGCAGATCGAGGCACCGCGGGCAGTGCTGTTTGCGATGCTGGCGCTGCTGCTGTCGTTGCACCACGTCCTGGCGCGCCCGCATATTCTGGCGCTGCCGGTCATGGTGGCGTGGGTCGGCCTGCTGATGGCGGCCGCCGACCGCAGGCGTGCGCCGTCCTGGTATTGGCTGCCGCTGATGGCGCTCTGGGCGAACCTGCATGGCGGCTTCGTGCTCGGCCTGGCGCTGATCGGTCCGATCTCGCTCGAGGCCGTCGAGCATGCCGAGAAGGGACAACGGCTCCGACTGTTCATGCGCTGGGTGCTGTTCGGCATCGGCGCAGTGATCGCCAGCTGCTGCACGCCGTACGGCTGGAAGACGCTGCTGGGCGCGACCAACATCCTCAGCCTCGGCGAGCTGCTGTCGCTGATCTTCGAATGGATGCCGGCGAACTTTGCCACGTTCACCTCGTTCGAAGGCGCGCTGCTCGGCCTGATCGCCTTCGGCTATTATCGCGGCCTGGTGCTCTCGGCGCCGAGGATCTTTTTGATCCTGTTCCTGACCTGGAGCGCGCTGACCCATGTCAGGAGCATCGAGGCCTTTGCCTTCCTGGTGCCGCTGGTGCTGGCGAAGCCGCTCGGCGAGTTGGTCCCGCGCCCGCAGCCGGACTCCACCGGCACCGACCGCTGGCCGGCCCACTATGTCACCGCGCTTGGCGCGCTGATGATCGTGGCCGCAGGCTGGACCTCGACCTCGCTCTACATGGGGCACCACCGCTTCACCTTCACGATGACGCAGACGCCGGTTGCCGCCGTCGACCTGCTCGAGCAGCGCAAGGTCCAGCGCATCTTCAATGCCTATCAGTTCGGCGGCTACCTGATCTCGCGCGACATCCCCGTCTACGTCGACGGCCGCGCCGAGCTCTATGGCGAGAAATTCGTGATGGACTTCTTCAAGGCGACCGAGGGCAAGAAGCCCGAGCTGCTTCCGCGCCTGCTGGATGAGTACAAGATCGACGCGACGCTATTGGTTGCCGATGCGCCCGGCCCCCAGATCCTTGATCAGCTCAAGGGCTGGAAGCGAATCTATGCCGACGACATCGCGGTGATCCATGTGCGGGACGACAGCGCGGCCGCGAAATCGTCGAAGTGAGGACGCGACTCCAGCTTCATCCCGGCAGCATCTTGCATGGAGTCCTCCGGCCATGCGGCCGGAGGTCCAATTGATCCGGTGATTTGCCGCTTTGCCTTACCTGCAGGGATGGCGGTTGCCGTCCAGACCGAGATAGGTGCCCGTCGCCGGATCGAAGGACCGGTAACGCCCGGAGCAAGAACGGGAAGCGGCGCCGTCCGCGCGAGCCATGGCGCTGTCGGCGCCTTGCGCGGGAGCCGCGCCGTCCGGCAACTCGAGGCCCAGCCGGCCCGCCGGCGTCAGCGTGCCATTCAGGTTGCGATTGGGGTTCTCCGCTTCGTACGTGTCCGGATGACTGCTCGCAAAACCGGATTGCGCGTAGGCGGTGGTTGCAGTCAGGGCCGACAACACAGCCACGGCAGCGAGGATCTTAAGTCCAGTCATAGTCGATCTCCATCATTGGCCGGTGCATCGTGCGGCCGGTGCGGCAGGAGGTGGGCCGACATGGTGTGCTGGACAAGCTCGCCGTGATGGCGGACTCGCCACTAGGCGCGATCTGGTCGTTCAAATACGGAAAGCGTCGTTTGTTTGTGGAACGCGAGGGAGGGACGAAAGCCCGCGCCCTGGTTTTTGTCTTGGAACGTGACGCCGCCACTTTGTCATGCGCTAATGTCCGGTGGACGAACAGGAAGACGTGTCATGATGTTTCGCAAACTCCTCACCGCCCTTCTCGTCATGGTCTCGATCAATGCTGCGCATGCGGCGCCGCAATGGCTGAGCCTGCCGCCGACGCCGACCTTGCCCAAGGCGGCGCAGAGCGGCTTCGCGCCCGTCAACGGCATCAAGGTCTGGTACGCCGTGTTCGGCCGCGGGGAGCCGGTGCTGTTGCTGCATGGCGGCCTCGCCAACGCCAACTACTGGGGTCACCAGGTCCGTGCGCTGCAACGGCGCAATCAGGTCATCGTCATGGAGAGCCGCGGGCACGGGCGCAGCAGCCGCAACCAGGAGCCCTATGGCTACGATCTGATGGCCTCGGACGTGGTCGGGCTGCTCGACCATCTCAAGATCAGGAAGGCCGCGATCGTCGGCTGGAGCGACGGCGCGATCATCGGCCTCGACATCGCGATGAAGCACCCGGAGCGGGTCACCAAGCTGTTCGCTTTCGCGGCCAACTCGGATCCGTCGGGCGTTGCCGATATTGCGTCAAGCGACGTCTTCAACGCCTACATCGCCAGAGCCGGCGAGGAGTACAAGCGTCTCTCGCCGACCCCGACGGAGTACAAGAGCTTCGTCGCGGAGATTACCAAGATGTGGGAGAGCCAGCCGAAATGGACGGCGTCGGATCTCGCGGCGATCAAGGTCCCGACCTGGATCGTGGATGGCGATCACGACGAGGCGATCAAGCGCGAGAACACCGAGTTCATGGCGGCGAACATCCCGGGCGCCGGCCTGCTGATCCAGCCGGAGGTCAGTCACTTCTCGTTTCTGCAGGATCCGGAGCAGTTCAACGACGATGTGCTGCGCTTTCTCGGGCGGCGCGGCGAGAGGGCGGGAGCCGCGGCGAAGTGAAATATCGTAGGGTGGGCAAAGCGAAGCGTGCCCACGACTTCTGTCTCGCTTGCCGATAGGTGGTGGGCACGGCGCAAAGGCGCCTTTGCCCACCCTACGGGACTTGAACAGCGGCGATCGCCCAGCCTTCACCGCCTCATACTCCGGAATCAGAATGGGCACGGCGCGTGCGCGCCTTTGCCCAGCCTACTTCTTCGCCGGGCGGTCCTTCACGGGGATCACGAGCTTGAGGCCGGACCAGACGTCGTCGACGGCGCAGACCTTGATGTCGACGAGGCCGTTCGCGAGCGCGGTCTCGCGCACCAGCGTTTCCGTCACGTCAGTCGCGACGCCCGAGGCCTTCTTCGGCCATGACGCCCAGATCATCCCATCAGGTGCGATCGCCTTGCGGTAGCTGCGCAGCTTGACCGCAAAGCCTTTGGCTTCGGTCGCGAAGACATGCACCATGTCGAGCGGCGCCTTGGCGGTCTTTGCGATCTTCACATCATCGGGCAATTCACCGACGACATCGCGATAGGCCGACGAAAGGCCGTCCACGAAAATACAAAAGCCCGGCTTGATGCCGAGCTTTTGCACTAACGGTTTGCCGGAATAGCCGGCCACGACGCGAGAGGCGTTACGCCTGCGGCTGCGGCTCCAGGCCCGGATCCGGATCGGGCCGCGGGCGCGACTTGCCGGCCGGGGGCACGGCGGAGGCGCGCGGCGTGGTCGGCTCGAGCACGGACTCGCGGTTCGGCTTCTTGCCCTTGAGCAGATCGACGATCTCGTCGCCGGAGAGCGTCTCGAACTCGAGCAGGCCCTTGGCCAGCGCCTCAAGATCACCGTGCTTCTCGGTGAGGATGCGGGTGGCTTCCTTGTAGCCTTCCTCGACCAGACGCCGGATCTCGGAGTCGATCTTCTGGACGGTCGCTTCGGACGCGTTCTGCGTCCGCGACACCGACATGCCCAGGAACACCTCGTCCTGGTTCTCGCCGTAAGAGACGGTGCCGAGCTCTTCCGACAGGCCCCAGCGCGTCACCATCATGCGGGCAAGGCGCGTGGCCTGCTCGATGTCGGAGGCAGCACCCGAGGTCACCTTCTCGCGGCCGAAGATCAGCTCTTCGGCGACGCGGCCGCCCATCATGATGGCGAGGCGCGAGGTCATCTGCTCCAGCGACATCGACAGCTTGTCGCGCTCGGGCAGCTGCATGACCATACCCAGCGCACGGCCGCGCGGGATGATCGTCGCCTTGTGGATCGGATCGGTCGCGGGCACGTTGAGGCCGACGATGGCGTGGCCGCCCTCGTGATAGGCCGTCAAGAGCTTCTCTTCCTCGGTCATGACGAGCGACTTGCGCTCGGCGCCCATCATCACCTTGTCCTTGGCCTCCTCGAACTCGGCCTGAGTCACCATCCGCTTGTTGCGGCGGGCGGCGGTGAGCGCAGCTTCGTTGACGAGGTTCATCAGGTCGGCGCCGGAGAAGCCCGGGGTGCCGCGCGCGATGGTCTTGAGGTTGATATCCGGCGCCAGCGGCACCTTGCGAACGTGAACCTTGAGGATCTGCTCGCGGCCGACAACGTCCGGATTCGGCACCACGACCTGACGGTCGAAGCGGCCGGGACGCAGCAGCGCGGGATCGAGCACATCAGGACGGTTGGTGGCGGCGATCAGGATCACGCCCTCGTTCGCCTCGAAGCCGTCCATCTCGACCAGCAGCTGGTTCAGCGTCTGCTCGCGCTCGTCATTGCCGCCGCCGAGACCGGCGCCACGATGACGACCGACAGCGTCGATTTCGTCGATGAAGATGATGCAGGGGGCGTTCTTCTTGGCCTGCTCGAACATGTCGCGGACGCGGCTCGCGCCGACGCCGACGAACATCTCGACGAAGTCAGAACCCGAAATGGTGAAGAACGGCACGTTGGCTTCGCCCGCGACCGCACGCGCGATCAGGGTCTTACCGGTGCCGGGAGGGCCAACCAGCAGCACGCCGCGCGGAATGCGGCCGCCGAGGCGCTGGAATTTGCCGGGGTCGCGCAGGAATTCGACGATCTCCTGCAGGTCCTGCTTGGCTTCGTCCACGCCGGCGACGTCCTCGAAGGTGACGCGGCCATGCGCTTCAGTGAGCATCTTCGCACGCGACTTGCCAAAGCCCATCGCCTTGCCGGCGCCGCCCTGCATCTGCCGCGACAGGAAGATCCACACGCCGATCAGCGCGATGAAGGGCAGCCAGGAGACCAGCAGCGAGACGAACCAGGGCACGTTGTCGCCCGGCGGCTTCGCGGTGATCTGGACCTTGCTGTCATAGAGGCGCTTGACCAGCGTCGGGTCGTTCGGCGCATAGGTCTGGAAGCTGGAGCCGTTGGTGAAGGTGCCGTGGATATCAGGCCCCTGGATCACGACGTCGCGCACATTGCCGCGGTCAACCTCGCTCAGGAGCTGGGAGAAGGCGATGTCCTGCGAGGAGGCGCGCTGACCCGGATTTTGGAAGAGCGTGAACAACGCCAACAGCAGCAAGACAATGATGACCCAGAGGGCGAAATTGCGCAGATTGGCGTTCATCGATCTTCCTTCGTGGTCGCGCGGATCGCGGCCTGAATCCTTGGGCAGTACGAGGAAATCCCCAAGGAATCCTCTCGGTTAGACGCATACAATTTAGGTGCCGCCCCGGTCGCTGCCAAGGGAACGAGATGGGACTATTTATCCCATCTTAGGGCGATTCCCGCTGAAATAATGGCGACCTACCCGGGGTTTTTCCTGCCTGGTTAAGGTGACCTGACGGCGCTGCCTCGAAACAGCCGGTGTCATGATCCGCCTCTATCGCCCTTGCGCCGCCGGGCCGGCGCCGGCGCGATCTGGATACGCCCGCCGGCAAGGCTGATCAAGGCTCCCGCAAGGGTCTGCTTCAGGACCGGCCGGCCATTTACGGCTGCGCGGGGAGCTGCGGCCATACCAGCAGCGATGGCCTGATCGAGCGCGGCCAGGAGGGTTTCGACCTTGCCGAGTTCCGCCGGCCCCTCGTGCCCGAGCGCGTTGATGGCCCGCAGCAGCATCCGCAGCCGGACCTCCTCCGGTAGGGTGGCGAACGCGCCGGCCTCAAAGCTTCGCATATCCGGCCCATGCGGCGCATCGTCGCGATCCCTCAAGCGAAGGAAGCGCTCGGCCCCGTCCGTCAGCACCTCCACCGCCGCATTGGCGCGCGCCAGCCTGGCTGCGAGCCGCGCCAGACTGCGGGCGTCGCCGCCCTCGGCCGCGAGCTGCGGCAACAGCGCGCGCAGCCGCGGCCGGGTGAAGGCGGTGTCGCGGTTGGTGGGATCATCGGCAAAGCCGATCTTCGCGCGCTTCAGGGTCGCGATCAGCTGCGCCTTCGGGACGTCGAGCAGCGGACGCGCCAGCACGATGCCGTCGCGCTCCGTGAGGCGCGCCATCGCCGACAGCCCGGCAAGTCCGCTGCCGCGGACGAGGCGCATCAACAGCGTCTCGGCCTGGTCGTCGCGGGTGTGGGCGGTCAGCACATGGCTCGCACCGGCGCTGCGCGCGGCCTGCATGAGCAGGCGGTAGCGGGCTTCGCGCGCGGCCGCGGGCAGTCCCGTCTTCGGCTTGGCGCCGCGCCAGCGCAGGGTCCGGTGTGGCAGGCCGAGCTCGGTAGCGAGCCGCTTCACCTCGCGCGCCTCGCGCGCCGCCTCGGCCCGCAGGCCATGATCGACGGTGACGACGGTGAGACGCGGGCCGCGCGCAAGGCTGCGCTGCCAGCGCGCGGCGAGCCACATCAGCGCGATCGAGTCGGGCCCGCCGGACACCGCGAGCACCAGTGCGGGCGCACTTTTCAACTCGGCGAAGAGCTGCTTCGCCTCGCGCGCGGAGATCGGAGAATTGTCGTCGTCTGACATGACGCTGCCCAGCAATCGCCAGCGGATGGACCGACTGTTTAGCGCAGCACCATCCGCGTTGTCAGCGATCAACGCTGCGCGGTCAGCACTTCACCCGCTTCTGCTCGCGGTCGACGGCGGCTTTGACGCCGGCGGAGGCGCGCGGGTATTTGCGGCCGACCTCGCCGAAGGCGGCGCAGGCGGCCTCCTTCTCCTTCAGCGCGGCCAGCGACTGGCCGAGCCGCAGCAGCGCATCCGGCGCCTTGGCCGACTTCTCGTATTTGGTGGTGACGGCGAGGAAGGCTTCCGCGGAGTCGCGATATTGCTGGCGCTGGAAGTAGCTCTCGCCGAGCCAGTATTGCGCGTCGCCGAGCAGCGGGTCGCTCGGATATTTCTGCGCGAAGTTCTTCATGGTCTGCTCGGCGAGCGCATAGTCCTTGCGCTGCATGTAGCCGATGCCGAGATCGAACTCGTCGCGCGGCGTCGCCGACGGCGGCAGGGTGGTCAGGCCGGTGCCGGCGGCTGGCGCAGGAGAGCCCTGTTGGACCGGCGGATAGCCGGGCTGGGCTGCCGGCGGCACGCCCTGCTGATAGCGCGGGCTGGTGTTGGCGAGATCGAGCGGCTCGCCGGCGTTGCGCCCTCCGGGCGCTCCGCCAGGGACTCCCGCCGACATCGGCTGCTGGCCGCCGCCGAGCGCGCGCGGCGCGCCGGGCGCGCTCGGATTCTGGCTGGGGTCAAAGGCATCGCCACGGCGGCGCGTGCCGGGGGCACCGGGCGCCGGCTGCTCCTGAACGATCGGCGGGGGAGACGCGATCTGCGGCTGCTCGTAATTCGGCTGGGCGGGTTGCGGCTGCTGCTGGCGATAGGCCGGCGCAGCCTGCGCGGGTGGCACGGCGGCGACACTGGGCTGCACCGGCGCCTGTCCGGGCGCAGCTTGCGCACCGCCTTCGAGCGCCCGCAGGCGCTCTTCGAGCTGGCGGTTGCGGTATTGCAATTCTTCGTTCTGGCCGGTGAGCTGGCGCAGCTGGTTCTCCAGCCGCTCGATCCGCATCTCGGGGTCATCGTCCGACTGCGCGAGGACAGGCGAACACAAGGAGAGCAGCGCGGCGGTCGCCACGGTGCCGGTAAAGACCTTAAATCTGGATGACATCTTGCCCTGACGACGAAAGCGAAATGGCCTGCGACGGAACATTCGACGCGCCACACATTGAAGGGGAGTACGCCAAAAATGTGACTGGCACCACGGGGTTTCTGTCACAGATCGCTGAAACGAAACCGGCGCCCGTGAGGGCGCCGGCATAATCGAATTCTGAAGATGAACGGCGCCTGACTTGAAGCGTCAGGAGCTCGCGTTCAGCACGGTGACGGCGCGGCGGTTCTGCGACCAGCAGGAGATGTCGTTACAGACGGCCACCGGCCGCTCCTTGCCGTAGGAGATCGTGCGCATGCGGTTCGCATCGATGCCGCGCGAGGCGAGGAACGAACGCACCGATTGGGCTCTGCGGGCACCGAGCGCGATGTTGTATTCGCGGGTGCCGCGCTCGTCGGCATGACCTTCGATGGTGAAGGAGTAGCGCGGATAGGTCTGCAGCCACTGCGCCTGCTTCTCCAGGGTCACGATCGCCTGCGGGGTCAGATCGGTCTGGTCGCTTTCGAAGAACACGCGGTCGCCCACGTTGACGACGAAGTCCTGCTGGCTGCCCGGCGTCGCCGCGTTGGCCATCGCATCCGCAGCAGAGTTCTTGTTGGCGCAGGCGCCCATCGACAGCGCGACGGCAAGCACCGCGGCCAGCTTCAATCCCTGGAGGATACGCATAGGATGTTTCATTCCGGAGCCTCCACGCTCGCGTTAGTCCACTGCTGTCCGGTCTACAGGGGGTTGGTTAAGCGAACGTTCCGTCAACCTTGATGGGATGTTGCCAGAGCCGGTCAAATGCCCCCCACCGGCGAAAAGCACCCGTCATGGTTAATGGGTTGTAAATGTGGCGCGAGGGTGAAAGCAAGCCGCGTTCACCGGCAAAATCGCTGGCTTTGCTTGAATTTTGGGCCTGAGCCCCGGGAAATCCCGGAGCACCTTCGTCAGGCGGCCCGCCGGGAATCAGGCGTGAGCGGCATCCGGCACCCGCAGCGGCTGCTGCGGCGCCTGGCGCTGCGCGCTGCGCCCGAACAGCATCCGCCGCTCGAAGGCGGTGGACCGCATGATCGGATAGCGTTCGAACACCTTCTTGCGGAAGGTCGGGAAATCCGCCGCCATCAGTCCGAACGGCTTGGTGAGACCGGGAACCAGCCTCGGCTCGGCAATGGTCTCGTGCAGAAACACCCGCCGGTAGAAGGCCTGATGCTCGGGACGCACGATCGCAAGGCCAAGATCGGCATTGAAATGCTCGCAGGCCATGTAGGCGAGCCGGGTCGTCAGGTAGGGCAATTCCGGAACCCGCTTCACCTGGTCGGGATCGGCGACAAACCGCGTGGGGTCGATCATGACCTCGCCGCGATCGAGTCGCGGCAGCAGGATCTCGGGAAAGACATCGGCCGAGGTCGACTGCCGCCACTCCGATGTCAGCACGCTGATGCGCACGGAGCTGCAAAGCTCGCCGTGCAGATAGACGCCGAAGGTCCACGCGTTCGGCAATTCGTCATACTGGTCGGTGACGCGCGCGTCCGCGGATTCCTTGACGGCGCCTTCGCGTAGATAGGCGCGGTAGCGGAGATTGTAGATCTTCTCCTTCTCCGCGACCGTGTCGGCGAGATGATAATCGACGTCAGTCAGGAGCTCGGCGCCCCGTCCTACAGCCGAAATGATCGCTCTGGCTGAGGACTGCATTCCAACTCCTTACCCACCACCGCTCACCGCATGCGCGCGGGAACAACCTCCACGCGCGTGATGATTTATTAACAGCTTCTTAACAACGAAGCAAAGCAATCGAAGTGTTAGGGTTAATCCCCCCGTAGCACTACGGTGCCCGGGCAACAGACTGAAACGACGGGAAATTCTCGGACGCGGACTTAAGCGAAGGAGCGCGAGCCGACGACCTGGAGCAGGGCTTCGTCGCGCCGTCCATGCGAGGCGTTGAGGAGCTGGCGCATCCGCACGGCGGGCACCGGGCGGCTGAACAGATAGCCCTGCGCCTCGGAGACGGTGCCGTCGGCGCTGATCAGCTCGAGCTGCTCGTTGGTCTCGATGCCCTCGACCACGACCGCCATGCCGAGGTCGGCGGACAGCCGCGCCACGCCGCGCAACAGCGTCAGCGGCCGGTCGGTGTCGATGCCTTCGAGGAAGGAGCGGTCGATCTTCACCTTCTGCATCGGGAAATTGTGCAGGTAGCTGAGGCTCGAATAGCCGGTGCCGAAATCGTCGAGCGAGATGCGCACGCCGAGCGCATGCAGCTGCGAGAGGATGTCGTGGGTGAGCTGGGTGTTGCGCAACAGCGAGGACTCGGTGATCTCGATCTCCAGCCGATGCGCCGGCAGGCCCGAGACCTCCAGCGCGTAGCGAATTTCGCTCAGCACGTCGCGCTGGTGGAATTGCTGCGGCGAGAAGTTGACGGCGACGCTGACGCCCTCGGGCCACTTCATGCATTCCATGCAGGCGCGGCGCAGGATCCAGCGGCCGAGATCGACGATCAGGCCCATGTCCTCGGCGACCGGGATGATGTCGACCGGCGAGACCGTGCCGCGCACCGGATGATTCCAGCGCAGCAGCGCCTCGCATGTGGTGATCTTGCCGGACTTGAGATTGACCAGCGGCTGGTAGAACAGCTCGAACTCCTCGTTGGCGAGCGCCTTGCGCAGGTCGAGCTCGAGGATGCGGCGGGCCTCGACGGTCGCCGCCATCTCGTCGCGGAAGAAGCAGAAGGTGCCGCGGCCGTCGGCCTTGGCGCGGTACAGCGCCATGTCGGCGTTCTTGAGCAGCGTATCGGCGCTGATGCCATCCGGCGAGGTCAGCGCGATGCCGACGCTGGCGCCGATCTCGACCAGGTGATTGTCGATGCGATAGCGCTCGCTCAGCCGCTCGACGATGCGGCGGGCGAGGCTTGCGGCATCCTCGGGCGAGCTGATGTCCTGCTGGAACACGACGAACTCGTCGCCGCCGAAGCGGGCGACGAAATCCTCCGGCCGCAGCATCTCGCGCAGGCGGTTGGCGACCGCACACAGCAGCTGGTCGCCGCAGGGATGACCCAGCGTGTCATTGACCTGCTTGAACTGGTCGAGGTCGACGAACAGCAGCGCGGAGAGCCGTTCGGCATGGTGCGAAATCGCCAGCAGCCGCTCGATCTCGTCGCGGAAGGAGACCCGGTTGGGCAGCGCCGTGAGGTCGTCATAGCGGGCGAGATGGCTGATCCGGGCTTCCGCGTTGGTGCGTTCGGTGATGTCTTCCAGCAGCAGCACGGTGCCGCCGCCGGTCATCGGCTGGAACGTCCAGGCGAGCGAGCGGCCCCGCGCGGGATTGGGATCCGCGGTGGCGATCTCGCGGATTCGCGCGTGCTCGATCTCGGCCAGGATCTGGTTGCCGCTCTCCGCCGAGATGGAGCCTGCGGCGACGCAGGCCGACACGATATCGACGGCGGTGGCGCCGCGCTTGACCAGATCCTCGGGCAAGCTCATCAGCTCGCCGAAACGATGGTTCATCACCGCAAGGCGCCCATCGGCGCGAAACATGCACAGCCCGTGCGGCATGTTGTTGAGCGCGGTATCGAACTGGCTCGCCAGCGCGGATTCGCGGAAGCTAGAGGTCAGCGCCTTGACGAAGATCGCGTGCAGGCTGAGGTTGATGTTCTTCAGGCCGATGAAGAAGAACACGAGCAGGATCGCAAGACCGATGTGGTAGAATCCGCCATGCAGCAGCAGGGCGAGCGACATCGGACCGCAGGCGAGCGCGACGTGCCACTGGATCACCCGGGGCTGGCCGTAATTGCGGGCGGCGCCGCCGGCGGTGTAGCCGATGCCGATGGCGACACAGAGCATGTCGGCGACCGGATCCTCGTTGTTGTAGATGACGACGAAGGCCCATATGCCGAGCACCGCCGCATAGCTGAGCGCGCCGATCCAGTAACGCGGCTCCAGATGCTTGGCCTCTTCGAATGACAGTCCCTGCGTCCGGTTTTCGTATCCGCGCATCTGGAATGCGCGCGCGGTGCCGATGGCGATCAGGAGAAACGCGATCGGCCACAGCCAGACGTCGCCGGTCTTCAGCGCAGTCATCACCGCGGCCACGGCCGCGGAGGCCGAGCCCAGGAAAATCGCCCAGAAATTCTGCACCATAGAGTTGATGAGAGCGGCGTAGAGTATCGGCTCCAGCTCGTCTCGATCGCTCTGCTTCTGGTCGGCCAGTTGCATCGGCTTGTTACGCGTCCTGTTTGGAGCGTACTTTTACTCAGCCCAGGTGAAGCTTTCCTGAGGGAACATCGTTAAAGTCGGGTTGTTTTTCGGCAATAGCGAACCGATTTCCGCTGAAATATCAAGCAACTAGGCAAGCGTTGCCGAGCGCAAGGTGAAGGAAAGCTTGCCGCGCG
Protein-coding regions in this window:
- a CDS encoding alpha/beta fold hydrolase produces the protein MMFRKLLTALLVMVSINAAHAAPQWLSLPPTPTLPKAAQSGFAPVNGIKVWYAVFGRGEPVLLLHGGLANANYWGHQVRALQRRNQVIVMESRGHGRSSRNQEPYGYDLMASDVVGLLDHLKIRKAAIVGWSDGAIIGLDIAMKHPERVTKLFAFAANSDPSGVADIASSDVFNAYIARAGEEYKRLSPTPTEYKSFVAEITKMWESQPKWTASDLAAIKVPTWIVDGDHDEAIKRENTEFMAANIPGAGLLIQPEVSHFSFLQDPEQFNDDVLRFLGRRGERAGAAAK
- a CDS encoding Flp family type IVb pilin; this encodes MKNLVARFVKDESGATAIEYGLIAAGIALAIITVVNNLGSTLNTKFTSISTSLK
- the pal gene encoding peptidoglycan-associated lipoprotein Pal; amino-acid sequence: MKHPMRILQGLKLAAVLAVALSMGACANKNSAADAMANAATPGSQQDFVVNVGDRVFFESDQTDLTPQAIVTLEKQAQWLQTYPRYSFTIEGHADERGTREYNIALGARRAQSVRSFLASRGIDANRMRTISYGKERPVAVCNDISCWSQNRRAVTVLNASS
- a CDS encoding DUF3052 domain-containing protein, which gives rise to MQKLGIKPGFCIFVDGLSSAYRDVVGELPDDVKIAKTAKAPLDMVHVFATEAKGFAVKLRSYRKAIAPDGMIWASWPKKASGVATDVTETLVRETALANGLVDIKVCAVDDVWSGLKLVIPVKDRPAKK
- the ftsH gene encoding ATP-dependent zinc metalloprotease FtsH, with the protein product MNANLRNFALWVIIVLLLLALFTLFQNPGQRASSQDIAFSQLLSEVDRGNVRDVVIQGPDIHGTFTNGSSFQTYAPNDPTLVKRLYDSKVQITAKPPGDNVPWFVSLLVSWLPFIALIGVWIFLSRQMQGGAGKAMGFGKSRAKMLTEAHGRVTFEDVAGVDEAKQDLQEIVEFLRDPGKFQRLGGRIPRGVLLVGPPGTGKTLIARAVAGEANVPFFTISGSDFVEMFVGVGASRVRDMFEQAKKNAPCIIFIDEIDAVGRHRGAGLGGGNDEREQTLNQLLVEMDGFEANEGVILIAATNRPDVLDPALLRPGRFDRQVVVPNPDVVGREQILKVHVRKVPLAPDINLKTIARGTPGFSGADLMNLVNEAALTAARRNKRMVTQAEFEEAKDKVMMGAERKSLVMTEEEKLLTAYHEGGHAIVGLNVPATDPIHKATIIPRGRALGMVMQLPERDKLSMSLEQMTSRLAIMMGGRVAEELIFGREKVTSGAASDIEQATRLARMMVTRWGLSEELGTVSYGENQDEVFLGMSVSRTQNASEATVQKIDSEIRRLVEEGYKEATRILTEKHGDLEALAKGLLEFETLSGDEIVDLLKGKKPNRESVLEPTTPRASAVPPAGKSRPRPDPDPGLEPQPQA
- the tilS gene encoding tRNA lysidine(34) synthetase TilS, with the translated sequence MSDDDNSPISAREAKQLFAELKSAPALVLAVSGGPDSIALMWLAARWQRSLARGPRLTVVTVDHGLRAEAAREAREVKRLATELGLPHRTLRWRGAKPKTGLPAAAREARYRLLMQAARSAGASHVLTAHTRDDQAETLLMRLVRGSGLAGLSAMARLTERDGIVLARPLLDVPKAQLIATLKRAKIGFADDPTNRDTAFTRPRLRALLPQLAAEGGDARSLARLAARLARANAAVEVLTDGAERFLRLRDRDDAPHGPDMRSFEAGAFATLPEEVRLRMLLRAINALGHEGPAELGKVETLLAALDQAIAAGMAAAPRAAVNGRPVLKQTLAGALISLAGGRIQIAPAPARRRKGDRGGS
- a CDS encoding BA14K family protein; amino-acid sequence: MTGLKILAAVAVLSALTATTAYAQSGFASSHPDTYEAENPNRNLNGTLTPAGRLGLELPDGAAPAQGADSAMARADGAASRSCSGRYRSFDPATGTYLGLDGNRHPCR
- the ybgF gene encoding tol-pal system protein YbgF, with the translated sequence MSSRFKVFTGTVATAALLSLCSPVLAQSDDDPEMRIERLENQLRQLTGQNEELQYRNRQLEERLRALEGGAQAAPGQAPVQPSVAAVPPAQAAPAYRQQQPQPAQPNYEQPQIASPPPIVQEQPAPGAPGTRRRGDAFDPSQNPSAPGAPRALGGGQQPMSAGVPGGAPGGRNAGEPLDLANTSPRYQQGVPPAAQPGYPPVQQGSPAPAAGTGLTTLPPSATPRDEFDLGIGYMQRKDYALAEQTMKNFAQKYPSDPLLGDAQYWLGESYFQRQQYRDSAEAFLAVTTKYEKSAKAPDALLRLGQSLAALKEKEAACAAFGEVGRKYPRASAGVKAAVDREQKRVKC